From the Cyanobium sp. M30B3 genome, the window ATTGCCCAGCACCGAGAACATCTCGATCGAGGTGATCGGCAGGCCCACCACCCGGCTGCCGGCGCCGCCGGCCCCCTGGATCTGGGCGCCGAAGAAGCCCGGCACCTGCTGGGAGGCCTGCACGAACAGGCTGCCGGCCAGCGACTGATAGCCCACGGCGGCCAGGACCAGGCCGAGCAGGTCGGCCAGCAGGCCCCGCTTGATCAGGCGGCTGGTCTCCCCCTTGCTGGGCTTCACCGGGCTGGCCAGGGCCCGGCCACAGCGCACCAGCAGCCAGCTCTGCCAGATCCCCCAGAGCAGGATCAGGAAGGCCAGGGTGGTGAGGGAGATTCCCGGGCCCAGGCCCAGGGCCCGCTGGGAATTGGCCACCAGGCGGCCGCCGATGTTGTTGAACACCAGCACCCCCACCACCACCACGCCCAGCACCAGCTGGATCCAGAAGCGCAGCCAGCCCATGCGGCGCAGGCTGGAGCCGATGTGTTGCAGTTCGATCTGGTCGGCCATGGGGGCGCCTTGCTACTGGCGGAGTTGCGCACCCAAGGTGCCATGGGAAGATCAATCCGGCATGCCAAGGCTTCGGGAACTGTCGCGTTCGATTCCCCTGCGGGCCCCCGCTGAGGCCCAGCGGCCCACCGCCATCGCCCTCGGCAGCTTCGATGGGCTCCACCCCGGCCACCGGCGCGTGATCGCCGCTGTGACCGCCGCAGAGACTGCGACCGACGCAGGCGTGCCCTCAGTGGTGAGCTTCTGGCCCCATCCCCGCGAGGTGCTCCACGGCGACACCCGCCTGCGGCTCGATCTGCCCAGCGAGAAGC encodes:
- a CDS encoding DUF3611 family protein — its product is MADQIELQHIGSSLRRMGWLRFWIQLVLGVVVVGVLVFNNIGGRLVANSQRALGLGPGISLTTLAFLILLWGIWQSWLLVRCGRALASPVKPSKGETSRLIKRGLLADLLGLVLAAVGYQSLAGSLFVQASQQVPGFFGAQIQGAGGAGSRVVGLPITSIEMFSVLGNTQVLFAHLLGLIITLWLLQRVHRPAR